The Burkholderia cepacia genomic interval TCAGGTCCTCGAGCTCCTCCGCGAACATGATCGCGTCGACGCTGCGGTTGCCGTAGATCAGCGTGAACGTGCTGCGGGGCTCCAGTTCGAGCGTCGTCTTCACGATCGCGAGTACCGGCGTGATCCCGGAGCCGCCGGAGAACGCGACGTACTGCTTGCCGTGGTCGGCGTTCAGGTGCGTGAAGAAGCGGCCGTCCGGCGTCATCACGTCGATCGTGTGGCCGGGCTTCAGCGAGTCGAACGCGAAGTTCGAGAAGCGGCCGCCGCGCACGCGCTTGATGCCGATGCGCAGTTCGCCGTCACGGTCGTAGTCCGTCGTGCCGACGCAGATCGAATACGAGCGGCGCGTTTCCTCGCCGTCGATGTGGGTCTTCAGCGTGACGAACTGGCCCTGCGTGAAGCGGTACGCGTCGCGCAGCTCGGGCGGCACGTCGAAGGAGACGGTCACGGCGTCGGCGGTCTCGGGCCGCACGTCGCGGATACGCAGCGGATGAAATTGCGGGGTCGCCATATCGATTAATAGGGTTTGAAGTAGTCGAAGGGTTCGCGGCAGTCGACGCAGCGATACAGCGCCTTGCAGGCCGTGGACGCGAATTGCGCGAGACGCTCGGTGCGGGCCGAGCCGCAGCGCGGGCATGCGGGCGCCGCGACCGGCCGCGGCACGAAGCGCACGACGTTTTCCCGCGGCGCGGCGGTGCCGCACTGGCCGACCGGCGGCGCGATGCCGTACGCACGCAGCTTGTCGCGCGCTTCCTGCGTGATCCAGTCGGTCGTCCACGCGGGCGCGAGCACCGTCTCGATCCGGTGCGGCGGCAGGTCGGCGGCCTGCAGCGCGGCGGCGATGTCTTCGGCGATCTGCGACATGGCCGGGCAGCCCGAGTAGGTCGGCGTGATCACGACCTCGAGCTGGCCGTCGTCCGCGCGGCGGACGTCGCGCAGGATGCCGAGTTCGCGGATCGACACGACGGGGATCTCGGGGTCGGGCACGGCTTCGAGCACGTCCCACGCGCGGGCGAGCAGCGGATCGGCGTGGTGCGGGGCGGGTGAGGCGGCGAAGGCGGATGAGGCGGACATCGCGGGGCTCCGTTTGACGTGCGCGTTACCAGGTCGCGCCGGGGTGCTGGCGTGCGAGGCTTTGCAGTTCCGCGAGCAGGTAGCCCATGTGTTCCGAATGCTCGCCCTGCTTGCCGGTCGTCACGTGCTGCACGGGGGCCGGCAGCGTGAGCGTCGCCTCCGCGAGCGCGTTATCCACGTCCGCGCGCCACGCCGCTTCGAGCGCGGCCGGTGCCGGGGCGATGCGCCGCGCGGCGATCGCGTCGTCCACCTGGTCCGCCGCGAAGAATTCGCGCGTATACGGCGTCAGGTAGTCGAGTGCGTCCTGCGCGCGACGGTGCGACTCGTCGGTGCCGTCGCCGAGGCGCACGAGCCACTCGCGGGCGTGCTGCACGTGATAGCGGGTTTCCTTCACCGATTTCGCGGCGATGGCGGCCAGCGTCGCGTCTTCCGACGTTTCGAGCGCGCTCCACGTGTGCAGCATCAGCGCCGAGTACAGGAAGTTGCGCACGATCGTCACCGCGTAGTCCTTGTCGGCGTGCGCGGTGCCTGCGATCGGGCCGTAATGCGGCAGTTCGGCGAGCGTGAAGTTCGCGAACTCGCGCTCGGTGCGGAAGTACGCGTAGTCGTCCTCGGTCTTCGTCGCGCCGGTGAGCTGGCGTTCGAGTTCGGCCGCATGCGTATACAGCATGCGCGCCTGGCCGATGAGGTCGAGGCTCATGTTGGTGAGCGCGATGTCTTCCTCGAGGATCGGGCCGTGGCCGCACCATTCGGCATTGCGCTGACCGAGGATCAGCGTGTTGTCCGCGAGGCGCAGCACGTAGGAGAGGTGTTCGGGCGTGATCGTCATGGCGCGGGGCGTTACATGTGGTTGACTTCGTCGGGCAGCGTGTAGAACGTCGGGTGACGATAGATCTTGTCGCCCGCCGGCTCGAACAGCTCGGCCTTTTCGTTCGGATCCGACGCGGTGATCGCCGACGACGGCACCACCCAGATGCTCACGCCTTCCTGGCGGCGCGTGTAGACGTCGCGCGCCATGCGCAGCGCCATCGACGCGTCGGCGGCGTGCAGGCTGCCGCAATGCTTGTGGTCGAGCCCTTGCTTGCTGCGCACGAACACTTCCCAGATCGGCCATTCCTTGTTCATCACTTTCTCCTGAATCCCTGAATTCGATGGTGGTGCCGCTCAGGCGGCGTGCTGTTCGGCCCGCGCGCGGCGCTTTGCTTCGTGGGCGAGGGCGGCTTCGCGCACCCATGCGCCGTCCTCGTGCGCTTTCACGCGGGTCGCGAGGCGTTCCTTGTTGCACGGGCCGTCGCCGTTGACCACGCGCCAGAATTCGTCCCAGTCGATCGTGCCGAAGTCGTGGTGGCCGCGCGCCTCGTTCCACTTCAGGTCGGGATCGGGCAGCGTCACGCCGAGCACCTTCGCCTGGTCGACCGTCGCGTCGACGAACTTCTGCCGCAGGTCGTCGTTCGTGATCCGCTTGATGCCCCATTTCGCGGACTGGTTGCTGTGGACCGAATCGGCGTCGCTCGGGCCGAACATCATCAGCACCGGCCACCACCAGCGGTTCACGGCCTGCTGGACCATCGCGCGTTGCGCGTCGCTGCCCTTCATCATCGACAGCAGCGCGTCGAAGCCTTGGCGCTGGTGGAACGATTCTTCCTTGCACACGCGGATCATCGCGCGCGCGTAGGGGCCGTACGTGCAGCGGCACAGCGGGATCTGGTTCATGATCGCGGCGCCGTCGACCAGCCAGCCGATCACGCCGACGTCGGCCCAGGTCGGCGTCGGGTAGTTGAAGATGCTCGAGTATTTGGCCTTGCCGGCGTGCAGCGCGTCGATCAGCGAATCGCGCGATACGCCGAGCGTTTCGGCCGCGCTATAAAGATAGAGGCCGTGGCCGGCTTCGTCCTGGACCTTCGCGAGCAGGATCGCCTTGCGCTTCAGGCTCGGCGCGCGCGAGATCCAGTTGCCTTCGGGCAGCATGCCGACGACTTCCGAGTGCGCGTGCTGCGAGATCTGGCGAACCAGCGTCTTGCGATAGGCGTCGGGCATCCAGTCCTGCGGTTCGATCTTGCCGTCGGCGGCCATGACCGCATCGAACCGCGCCTGCTCGGGCGACTCGGCTGCGGCGTCGAGCGGCGCGACGTTGCCGGGGATGTCGAGGGATTGCGTGTACATGGCGAGGCTCTCGTCCGGTTGAATGTGTGCGAAGTATAAACCAACCGACCGGTCGGTTAATAAATTATTTGGGCGATAGCGCGTGTGATGCGGGTAAACGACAGGACGGGGGCGAAGTCGTGCCGATGGGGAACGAGTGGCGGCGCGCGGTGCCGAACCGCATCTGCGGCACAATGCCCGCTTTCCGACGAGGATTTTGCCGATGTCATTTCGCAGCAGTCTTGCCGCGGTCGCGCTGGGCGCGTCCGTTCTCCTGTCGCCGCTGGCCGCCGGCGCTGCGCAGGCGGGGTGGGTTGCCGCGTGGGCGACCGCGTTGCAGCCGATTCCCGACCTTGCCGCACCGCCGCCGCTTTATCGCGCGCCCGACGTGGCGGGCCGGACGGTCCGGCAGATCGTCTACCCGACGGTGACGGGCCGGGCGGCGCGGATTCGGCTGAGCAATGTGTACGGTAGTGCGCCGTTGGTCGTCGAATCGGCGAGTCTGGCGCGGGCCGGCGACGGCGCGGCGTTGGCGGACGGTGTGCCCGTTGCGGTGCGGTTCGGCGGGCGGGCGTCGGTGACGCTGGCGCCGGGCCAGGAACTCGAAAGCGATCCGGTGGGGATCGACGTGGCAACCGGTCGGCCTTATGCGGTCAGCCTGTATATGGGAGCGCGCCAGCGGATGACGGTCTGGCACCGCGTGTCGAACCAGGTCAATTACGTATCGGGGCCTGGAGATCACACGAAGGACGCCGGCGCCGGTGCGTTCCGCACCCGCTTTACTCAATTCGCGTGGGTGACCGAACTCGCGGTCGAGACCGGTTCCGCGCGCGCCAGCGTAGCCGCGATCGGCGATTCGATCACCGACGGGCTGCGCTCGAGCGTGAACCGGAACCGTCGCTGGCCGGACGCACTGGCGCGTCGGCTGGCGGAGTCGGACGCGGTCGGTGTGGTGAATCTGGGCATCAGCGGGAACCGGCTGCTCAGCGATTCGGCGTGCTACGGCACGTCGCTGCAATCCCGCTTCGAGCGCGATGCGTTGTCGCGCGCGGGCGTCAAGGCGGCAATCGTGCTGATCGGGATCAACGACATCAACTTTGCGGCGATGCCGCCGCGCGCGGGGCTCGATTGCGACCACCCGCATACGCAGGTCACGGCTGCGTCGCTGATCGACGGTTACCGCCGGCTGATTGATGCGGCGCACCGTCAGGGCGTGAAGGTCTTCGGCGCGACGTTGACGCCGGCCGGGCTGCCGGCGGGGCGCGAGGCGATCCGGCTCGAGGTGAACTGGTGGATCCGGAGCGGTGGCGGGTTCGACGGTGTGGTGGACTTCGACGCGGTGCTGCGCGATCCGGCGCGCCCGAGCGTGCTGCAGCGCCGGTTCGATAGCGGCGACGGCATTCATCCGAGCGATGCGGGATACACGGCGATGGCCGACGCGGTGTCGGTCGAGCAACTGCAGGCCGCGGTTGCTGGGAAGTGAGGGGCTCGGGAGCGGCGCACTTTTCTTGCTATATATAAGAGGGCACGGCTGAGCGTCATCCATCGCGTCCCGATTCATCGGCGTAAAAGCCCCCGTGCGCGGCAGCGCACGGGGGCTTTTGAATTTATTTCGCGAACCCCCTTGCGCTTGGCGCGGGAGGTGCTTAGAATCACGCCTCTTTCGCGCTAACGGAAACGCGGCGTGGAAGAGGGAAGGAAGTTGAACCCCGCAGTCGCAACGATGTAGTGAAAAAAGTTGTTGACGCGCTGCGAAACACGGTTCATAATCTCGCTTCTCTGCTGCTGAAAACGCAGCGCTGCTGAGAAAGACGGTTTTCTCGCGGACACGTTCTTTAAAAATTAACAGCCGATAAGTGTGGGCGCTTGATGACAGCGAGCCGATCGTCAGATCGGATTAGCAAAAGTATCAAGAGTCTCACACTAAAGTAAGTCAGGTTTATGAAGCAATTCATATTCCTGTCAGCTTTGAGTGAGCGACCGGTTCTACGGAACCGAAAACAGTAACAGGTTTGAACTGAAGAGTTTGATCCTGGCTCAGATTGAACGCTGGCGGCATGCCTTACACATGCAAGTCGAACGGCAGCACGGGCTTCGGCCTGGTGGCGAGTGGCGAACGGGTGAGTAATACATCGGAACATGTCCTGTAGTGGGGGATAGCCCGGCGAAAGCCGGATTAATACCGCATACGATCCACGGATGAAAGCGGGGGACCTTCGGGCCTCGCGCTATAGGGTTGGCCGATGGCTGATTAGCTAGTTGGTGGGGTAAAGGCCTACCAAGGCGACGATCAGTAGCTGGTCTGAGAGGACGACCAGCCACACTGGGACTGAGACACGGCCCAGACTCCTACGGGAGGCAGCAGTGGGGAATTTTGGACAATGGGGGCAACCCTGATCCAGCAATGCCGCGTGTGTGAAGAAGGCCTTCGGGTTGTAAAGCACTTTTGTCCGGAAAGAAATCCCTGGTCCTAATACGATCGGGGGATGACGGTACCGGAAGAATAAGCACCGGCTAACTACGTGCCAGCAGCCGCGGTAATACGTAGGGTGCGAGCGTTAATCGGAATTACTGGGCGTAAAGCGTGCGCAGGCGGTTCGCTAAGACCGATGTGAAATCCCCGGGCTCAACCTGGGAACTGCATTGGTGACTGGCGGGCTAGAGTATGGCAGAGGGGGGTAGAATTCCACGTGTAGCAGTGAAATGCGTAGAGATGTGGAGGAATACCGATGGCGAAGGCAGCCCCCTGGGCCAATACTGACGCTCATGCACGAAAGCGTGGGGAGCAAACAGGATTAGATACCCTGGTAGTCCACGCCCTAAACGATGTCAACTAGTTGTTGGGGATTCATTTCCTTAGTAACGTAGCTAACGCGTGAAGTTGACCGCCTGGGGAGTACGGTCGCAAGATTAAAACTCAAAGGAATTGACGGGGACCCGCACAAGCGGTGGATGATGTGGATTAATTCGATGCAACGCGAAAAACCTTACCTACCCTTGACATGGTCGGAATCCTGAAGAGATTCGGGAGTGCTCGAAAGAGAACCGGCGCACAGGTGCTGCATGGCTGTCGTCAGCTCGTGTCGTGAGATGTTGGGTTAAGTCCCGCAACGAGCGCAACCCTTGTCCTTAGTTGCTACGCAAGAGCACTCTAAGGAGACTGCCGGTGACAAACCGGAGGAAGGTGGGGATGACGTCAAGTCCTCATGGCCCTTATGGGTAGGGCTTCACACGTCATACAATGGTCGGAACAGAGGGTCGCCAACCCGCGAGGGGGAGCTAATCCCAGAAAACCGATCGTAGTCCGGATTGCACTCTGCAACTCGAGTGCATGAAGCTGGAATCGCTAGTAATCGCGGATCAGCATGCCGCGGTGAATACGTTCCCGGGTCTTGTACACACCGCCCGTCACACCATGGGAGTGGGTTTTACCAGAAGTGGCTAGTCTAACCGCAAGGAGGACGGTCACCACGGTAGGATTCATGACTGGGGTGAAGTCGTAACAAGGTAGC includes:
- the paaD gene encoding 1,2-phenylacetyl-CoA epoxidase subunit PaaD; its protein translation is MSASSAFAASPAPHHADPLLARAWDVLEAVPDPEIPVVSIRELGILRDVRRADDGQLEVVITPTYSGCPAMSQIAEDIAAALQAADLPPHRIETVLAPAWTTDWITQEARDKLRAYGIAPPVGQCGTAAPRENVVRFVPRPVAAPACPRCGSARTERLAQFASTACKALYRCVDCREPFDYFKPY
- the paaC gene encoding 1,2-phenylacetyl-CoA epoxidase subunit PaaC; the protein is MTITPEHLSYVLRLADNTLILGQRNAEWCGHGPILEEDIALTNMSLDLIGQARMLYTHAAELERQLTGATKTEDDYAYFRTEREFANFTLAELPHYGPIAGTAHADKDYAVTIVRNFLYSALMLHTWSALETSEDATLAAIAAKSVKETRYHVQHAREWLVRLGDGTDESHRRAQDALDYLTPYTREFFAADQVDDAIAARRIAPAPAALEAAWRADVDNALAEATLTLPAPVQHVTTGKQGEHSEHMGYLLAELQSLARQHPGATW
- the paaB gene encoding 1,2-phenylacetyl-CoA epoxidase subunit PaaB, coding for MNKEWPIWEVFVRSKQGLDHKHCGSLHAADASMALRMARDVYTRRQEGVSIWVVPSSAITASDPNEKAELFEPAGDKIYRHPTFYTLPDEVNHM
- the paaA gene encoding 1,2-phenylacetyl-CoA epoxidase subunit PaaA codes for the protein MYTQSLDIPGNVAPLDAAAESPEQARFDAVMAADGKIEPQDWMPDAYRKTLVRQISQHAHSEVVGMLPEGNWISRAPSLKRKAILLAKVQDEAGHGLYLYSAAETLGVSRDSLIDALHAGKAKYSSIFNYPTPTWADVGVIGWLVDGAAIMNQIPLCRCTYGPYARAMIRVCKEESFHQRQGFDALLSMMKGSDAQRAMVQQAVNRWWWPVLMMFGPSDADSVHSNQSAKWGIKRITNDDLRQKFVDATVDQAKVLGVTLPDPDLKWNEARGHHDFGTIDWDEFWRVVNGDGPCNKERLATRVKAHEDGAWVREAALAHEAKRRARAEQHAA
- a CDS encoding SGNH/GDSL hydrolase family protein; this encodes MSFRSSLAAVALGASVLLSPLAAGAAQAGWVAAWATALQPIPDLAAPPPLYRAPDVAGRTVRQIVYPTVTGRAARIRLSNVYGSAPLVVESASLARAGDGAALADGVPVAVRFGGRASVTLAPGQELESDPVGIDVATGRPYAVSLYMGARQRMTVWHRVSNQVNYVSGPGDHTKDAGAGAFRTRFTQFAWVTELAVETGSARASVAAIGDSITDGLRSSVNRNRRWPDALARRLAESDAVGVVNLGISGNRLLSDSACYGTSLQSRFERDALSRAGVKAAIVLIGINDINFAAMPPRAGLDCDHPHTQVTAASLIDGYRRLIDAAHRQGVKVFGATLTPAGLPAGREAIRLEVNWWIRSGGGFDGVVDFDAVLRDPARPSVLQRRFDSGDGIHPSDAGYTAMADAVSVEQLQAAVAGK